Below is a window of Humulus lupulus chromosome 2, drHumLupu1.1, whole genome shotgun sequence DNA.
ACTTATCCCTCAAAGTGGGATTGCTGAGTTTTCGGATGCCATACTCAATGGAAAGCATCTTGACCTCTACAATTTGTAAAAAGAGGTGAGCTCTTTTTCTTGGGCTCCAACTTGTTTCATTCAATTTAAGTGTAGGAACTCTTGAATTGATATTTTTGGTACTGATGCCTTTCAGGTGGTTACCAGAGGTGGCTTTCATGTTGGTAATGGCATTAACTGGAAAGGACAAATCTTTTCTAAGATGCGCAATTACACCATGACCAATAGAATGACTGTATGTACAGAACTCTTTGATATAATACCACTTTAGTTATCTTATGACAATAAGGATGACCAAAAGAAGTGTGATTATGGCCTTGGAAGAGGTGATATTTAGATTATAAAATATGCATTGTATGTCTTTGTATtgtaaagaaaaaagaagaagaaattacgGTAAAGCTATGGGCAGAAATCAAGATCGTAATTTCTATTAAGTATCTTCCATTTGTGtttctttcattcttttttcttttttagcaTCTCTGTATCTATCTTTGTGTTATTCTATAAAATTTCAAAGTATAGTACTGAGGTGCTTACTCTCAAAATTCccagattttatttttgttcatagATAACTTGTTCTACTTTTGTCTACAATTTGACTGATTTTAAGATAGAATTGTTTTTCGATAATTATTCTTTTCACCACTTCCGTTTTCACATTATCAGCAAGTGGCTTTCATTTCCTCGTAATATTTTGATGATTGATGCAGAAATTGGAAGACTCTTTGATTAATGCAAAGAAAACCTCATCATACAATAAGACACAGTAGACTCTGTTTGTTGATCAAGACGTTATGGCGTAATTCCCACCGCTTCCGAGTCAGTTCGCTACTGAGTCTACCAGTTAATGAATCGGATTGAAAAGCAAATGGGTTACGCTTCTCTGATTTCCTTGCTTCTCCTTACTCTGATCCTACCCTTCTCATCTGGTAAATCCGATGGACTCTGTGTTTCCCAAGGTGGTCGCTTTCCACCATTCTCATCTGACGGGAAGCCTCCAAAAAAGGTTAGCAGGGGATCCAAAGATCTGACACTTTTCAGGGTGTTCCGCCAAAAAACTTGCTGTGATGTGGCTCAGACACACCCTGCACTGCTAAACATAAGGAAGCTTGCTTCAACTGGGGAGGCCAATCAAGAGTGCTTGCAATTGTGGGAGCTAATAGAATGTTCCATATGTAATCCACAAGTTGGCGTTCATCCAGGACCTCCTAGATTATGTAGCTCTTTGTGTGACAGTTTTTAATGCTTGCTCTGATGCTTGCTTCTCCATGGAGGCAATGACACAGGTTCTAGCACCATGTGGGGTAAATGATATTGTTTGTGGTAGGGCTTCACAGTGGGTTCATAATGGCACAGAGTTGTGTCATGCTGCAGGATTTGCTATTAAAGATGATCTGCTTGGTGAAGAAACTTCTTGCTATGGTGGTAAAGCCAGTCTAAACTTAATTTCTGATTCATGGAAATCTTCACGGTCATCTTCAATGCCCCAGAAAACTGGGGCTGTAGGCCTGTTAGATGATTTTCATCAGTGGGTGCTGGAAATGGCATTTGCTGATAGAGTTTCATGGGCAGTTGGAGGGATGGTTCTTACAACTGTATTATTGTTTTTGAGCAAACGGAAAAGTCACAACCATCGTCAGAAACTAACTGCTATTCAACGCACTGCTAGGAAAATGGAAGCCCAAATGAACCAGAACTATCCTGGTTACCAAGCAAATAAGAAGGCAAGTAAGAGATGATTTTTCTATATGTGAACATATAATTAGTTGATCAATTTTCCTCTTgaaatgtattattaaattacTTGTCTAGCATAGTTAGTTGAGTTATTGTAACATTAAAACAATTTTTGTTTCCTTTTGtttttactattttattattaGAAGTTGACATGtatcaaaaaaatacaataacacACAGTTGACCAAGGTATTttcaaatatttattaatataaagcTGGTGAAAATTCTACTCAGACAATGATTGGACTGGATTCAATGCTGATGTTTCTTTAATCATTTGCAGCTTCACAAATGTTTTCTGCAAGTAAAAGATTATACGCAAAGACTTAAAAGCAGTGAAAAACAACTTCAGGTTGGTCATCTCTGAGAATCCTTATATGTATAGGAAACAATAAAAATACCATAtctgactcttttttttttcagagaTAGTGCACATAAATCTTTTTACTCATCTTTATCATTATGCCATTTTGCATATATATTGAGTTTCATTTTCTGGTGGAATTTTTATGTTTCTGTAGCATACAGATTTACTTGCTGTGTGTATATGGAATTTAACATTTTATCAGTCTTAGGACTATCAGTCTATTCATTTGCTCTTTTTGCTGCTTTGCATGCAGGGTTATGATATTAGCTTCCTTATAACAAATTACCACTGTGAGGATATGCAGAAGCACAAGCTCATTGATTTTATCGTACAATTCATGGAGGCAAGAACTTTATTAAAATCTCATAAAATTCATATTTCAATAAATGGTAGTAGATATATGTGTATTCCATTTGATAGTTTAATATTAAGTGATTCAGGACATAACAATGAACCCCATAAGTTTCTACAGTCTAATTCCGAAACAATTCCTTTCAAGAACACATATTTACAGTTGTTTAGTAGAGTTCAGATAGTAAATACTCAATCGTATGCGATTTCCCTGTATTTATACATTGTCATCTCAGACCTGAACTAGATATTGAACAAAATTATCCTTTATGGTTCAACTGGGTATCGAAAACCTGATGCAGTGGTTAAAACTCTGGGAAAAGGGTTTAGGAGTTCATTGTTTTGTAAATATGAAGGtttgcttattattttttttcttatttgtatAGGGTTTTCATGTTGATTACCTTCCTAAAGGCAGAAGGCAGTGGCTTGCGTTTAACGTGCGCTCTGCTGATGATGAAGGGGGTTGGAAAGCATCTCTTGCAGCAGTTGCTGAATTTAACAGGCTCAAGGTTTGTTGGCTTAATAATTtcatgatatttgttttaaaataaatgaAACTTTATTTTCTTATTTCCTCAGCATTCTATCGCTTCTCCTTAAACATGGCGCTAGAGTGAGCCAAAAGAATAAATTAGGATTGACTGCATTTCATACGGCTGCTGGTAATGGTAACTCACAGGCACTTCAGGTATGAAAAAAATCTCACGTCAATCTAGTCTGGTGTTCTCTTTGAGTTGACAAATATGCACATGTTTCTTTCTAgaaatttattagttttttaaCTTTGAGCTGACAGATCCTTCTACTGGAAGATCTTGATGGTATCAACTACAAGACAGAGATGAAAGAAACGCCACTGTTTTTTGCAGTAAAGAATGACCATATGGATTGTGCAGAGATTCTTTTACGCTGGGGAGCAAATTAGTGAAGTTCTGAATTTGCGGTAGGAACAATGTTTAGTCCTTTTCGTCCTGCTCATAACGACTATGTTCATTTTACTTTGTAGTCTCTAAGAATAAGACCATCGCCCATGCACTTCTGatgctttcttttattttttgcttGCGGCTGTATGCATATGCATGAACAGACCATTATATATGCTCTTCAATTCAACTTATGCTTACCAGTAGACAAAGACCAATAGATTTAGCAAAGTCGCAAGATATGCGTTTTATGCTAAATCCAACCAATATCAGTCTTAGTAAGTTGAATTTTActctatttattttatatttttaatgcgATTATAATAATGTAATCTCACTTCTCTGGTATCTGCATGCAGTAAATCGTAACCTCTCTTTGCTACAGAAACATACAACATTGTTACAAGATGATGAGTTTTTCTTGGACACTGAAGGAACACTCCTAAGCATGACAGATGGAGAGACCCCCTACGGAAGGTGCTACTAATGGTCTTCTATGTTCCTGGGATATTTATATCC
It encodes the following:
- the LOC133816383 gene encoding uncharacterized protein LOC133816383 is translated as MLITFLKAEGSGLRLTCALLMMKGVGKHLLQQLLNLTGSSILSLLLKHGARVSQKNKLGLTAFHTAAGNGNSQALQILLLEDLDGINYKTEMKETPLFFAVKNDHMDCAEILLRWGAN